One stretch of Cedecea neteri DNA includes these proteins:
- a CDS encoding SDR family oxidoreductase — MGRLNGKYALITGGTSGIGLETARQFMAEGATVAITGRSEQGLREAKTVLGNVHLIKSDAGDVAGQREVAAELEQLWPQLDVLYLNAGDVTHHSLEDWDEQAYDRLMNINLKGPFFLIQALLPLLANPSSVIVCGSVSARIGLPQTNAYAASKAGILSLARTLSGELHPRGIRVNGLSPGPTETPALGKLGNGVEADALREAIRELVPIGRLGTALELAKAAVFLASDESAFVVGTDLLVDGGVGNL, encoded by the coding sequence ATGGGCAGACTTAACGGCAAATACGCCTTAATTACCGGCGGCACCAGCGGCATCGGCCTGGAAACCGCGCGGCAGTTTATGGCTGAAGGCGCGACGGTGGCGATCACCGGGCGCAGCGAGCAGGGGCTACGAGAAGCCAAAACAGTTTTGGGTAATGTACACCTGATTAAAAGCGATGCCGGTGACGTTGCCGGGCAGCGCGAAGTGGCCGCGGAGTTAGAGCAGCTTTGGCCGCAGCTTGATGTGCTTTATCTCAACGCGGGAGACGTGACGCATCACTCGCTGGAGGACTGGGATGAGCAGGCGTATGACCGGCTGATGAACATTAACCTTAAAGGCCCGTTCTTCCTGATCCAGGCGCTGCTGCCTCTGTTGGCTAACCCTTCCTCGGTGATTGTTTGCGGTTCCGTCAGCGCCCGCATCGGCCTGCCGCAGACCAATGCCTACGCGGCCAGCAAGGCGGGTATTCTTTCGCTGGCGCGCACGCTGTCTGGCGAGCTGCATCCTCGCGGTATTCGGGTCAACGGACTTAGCCCTGGCCCGACGGAAACCCCGGCATTAGGAAAATTAGGCAATGGCGTTGAGGCTGACGCGCTGCGTGAAGCCATCCGCGAGCTGGTGCCGATTGGCCGCCTCGGCACCGCGCTGGAGCTGGCCAAAGCCGCCGTGTTCCTGGCGTCTGACGAGTCGGCTTTCGTGGTCGGCACCGATCTGCTGGTCGACGGCGGCGTAGGGAATTTATAG
- a CDS encoding metal ABC transporter permease, whose amino-acid sequence MSLLDTLLSPFQFGFMINALTMTTLVAIPCALLSCFLVLKGWALMGDAMSHAVFPGVVIAWMVGLPLGLGAFVAGLFCAFATGYLQDNSRIKRDTVMGIVFSGMFGAGLVLYVYLKPDIHLDHILFGDMLGVSYSDILQTGAIVLLTVVVVGLKWRDLLLHAFDPIQAQVSGLNVKLLNYGLLCLVSLTIVAALKAVGIILAISLLIAPGAIASLLTRTFKGMMLVALVQAIVTSFLGVYLSFFIDSAPAPTIVVLSALVFIAAFIRATIGQRRMEAISEPS is encoded by the coding sequence ATGAGCCTGTTAGATACCCTGCTTTCCCCCTTCCAGTTTGGCTTTATGATCAACGCCCTGACCATGACCACGCTGGTCGCCATTCCCTGTGCGCTGCTTTCCTGCTTCCTGGTGCTAAAAGGCTGGGCGCTGATGGGCGATGCCATGAGCCACGCGGTCTTCCCCGGCGTGGTGATCGCCTGGATGGTCGGCCTGCCGCTGGGCCTCGGTGCCTTCGTGGCCGGGCTGTTTTGTGCCTTTGCCACCGGCTATCTGCAGGACAACAGCCGTATCAAGCGCGACACGGTGATGGGCATCGTCTTCTCCGGCATGTTTGGCGCGGGGCTGGTACTGTACGTTTACCTGAAGCCGGATATCCACCTCGACCACATTCTGTTTGGCGACATGCTGGGCGTAAGCTACAGCGACATTCTGCAAACAGGCGCTATCGTGCTGCTAACGGTGGTAGTAGTGGGGCTAAAATGGCGGGATTTGCTGCTGCATGCCTTCGATCCCATTCAGGCACAGGTTTCCGGCCTGAACGTTAAGCTGCTGAACTACGGCCTGCTCTGCCTGGTGTCGCTGACCATCGTCGCGGCGCTAAAGGCGGTGGGGATTATCCTCGCAATATCCCTGCTTATCGCACCAGGCGCTATCGCGTCGCTGCTTACGCGCACGTTCAAAGGCATGATGCTGGTCGCGCTTGTGCAGGCTATCGTGACGTCGTTTCTTGGCGTTTACCTTTCATTCTTTATCGACAGCGCGCCCGCGCCTACTATCGTCGTGCTCTCTGCGCTGGTATTTATCGCCGCGTTTATTCGAGCCACGATCGGGCAGCGGCGAATGGAAGCGATAAGCGAGCCATCCTGA
- a CDS encoding winged helix-turn-helix transcriptional regulator — translation MTKNISRLPEAGSSCPMVSFVNLISGKWAIPILYRLIVIDEAVRFSDLQRAVNPITQKELTRQLRQFEARGLVVRQVFAEVPPRVEYQITALGKSLRPTLDSLAEWMRQNAAEMEQSLP, via the coding sequence ATGACAAAAAATATTTCGCGGCTGCCCGAGGCCGGAAGCAGCTGTCCGATGGTGAGCTTCGTCAATCTCATTTCGGGGAAGTGGGCGATCCCTATCCTTTACCGCCTGATCGTAATTGACGAGGCGGTGCGTTTCAGCGATCTGCAGCGAGCGGTTAACCCCATCACTCAGAAAGAGTTAACGCGCCAGCTGCGCCAGTTTGAGGCTCGCGGGCTGGTCGTCAGGCAGGTGTTTGCCGAGGTTCCGCCGCGAGTGGAATACCAGATAACGGCGCTGGGAAAGTCTCTGCGGCCGACGCTGGATTCACTTGCCGAGTGGATGCGGCAAAATGCCGCTGAGATGGAACAATCTCTTCCCTGA
- a CDS encoding N-acyl-D-amino-acid deacylase family protein: MKFDYLFRNVTVMDGSGGAEYLADVAVQGERIADIAPYISGEATHEIDGRGRVLAPGFIDVHTHDDINVLRFPEYLPKISQGVTTVIVGNCGISAAGATINSQVPDPMNLLGEAHQFVYPTVEAYAHAVEQARPAINVGTLVGHTALRNNQMDDLFRPATHEEILAMREQLKLALQQGALGLSTGLAYASAFQSTTEEVMALAEELAAEKGIYTTHLRSEFEPILDALDEAFRIGRHGNVPVVVSHHKCAGAKNWGRTVETLKLFDKVREQQDVSCDCYPYSASSSTLDMKQITDEFDIVITWSEPHPEVAGQSLKQIAEGWSMSLHEAGKLLMPAGAIYYNMDEQDVRRVLRYPATMVGSDGLPNDPMPHPRLWGAFPRVLGHYSRDEKLFPLTQAVHKMTGMSAARFQLPERGLVKRGYYADLVLFDPATVRDVASFSNPKQPAAGIEAVMVNGVMSYGLEQKVIGRAGRFLRRQK, encoded by the coding sequence ATGAAGTTCGATTATCTCTTCAGGAATGTCACCGTGATGGACGGTTCAGGCGGTGCGGAATATCTGGCTGATGTGGCGGTGCAGGGCGAGCGTATTGCCGATATTGCGCCGTATATCTCCGGTGAGGCCACGCATGAAATCGACGGCCGCGGACGCGTGTTAGCCCCGGGATTTATTGATGTTCACACGCACGATGACATCAACGTGCTCCGCTTCCCTGAGTATCTACCGAAGATAAGCCAGGGCGTAACCACGGTTATCGTCGGCAACTGCGGCATCAGTGCGGCGGGGGCAACGATTAACTCGCAGGTGCCCGACCCGATGAACCTGTTGGGCGAGGCGCATCAGTTTGTCTATCCCACCGTTGAGGCGTATGCGCATGCCGTGGAGCAGGCACGCCCGGCTATCAACGTCGGCACGCTTGTCGGCCATACCGCGCTGCGTAATAACCAGATGGATGACCTGTTCCGCCCGGCGACGCACGAAGAGATCCTCGCCATGCGCGAGCAGCTTAAGCTGGCCCTGCAGCAGGGTGCGCTGGGATTAAGCACCGGGCTTGCCTATGCCAGCGCGTTCCAGTCCACCACCGAAGAGGTGATGGCGCTGGCGGAGGAACTGGCGGCGGAGAAGGGGATTTACACCACTCATTTGCGCTCTGAGTTTGAGCCGATTCTCGACGCGTTGGATGAAGCGTTTCGCATTGGCCGCCACGGAAACGTGCCGGTGGTGGTCTCGCACCATAAATGCGCCGGGGCGAAGAACTGGGGGCGCACGGTCGAAACGCTGAAGCTGTTCGATAAGGTGCGCGAGCAGCAGGACGTTTCCTGCGACTGTTACCCTTATTCCGCCAGCTCTTCGACGCTGGATATGAAGCAGATCACCGATGAGTTCGACATCGTGATCACCTGGTCCGAGCCGCATCCGGAGGTCGCCGGGCAGTCGCTGAAGCAAATTGCCGAGGGCTGGTCGATGTCACTTCACGAAGCGGGAAAATTACTGATGCCCGCAGGCGCGATTTATTACAACATGGACGAGCAGGACGTGCGGCGCGTGCTGCGCTACCCGGCAACGATGGTAGGGTCAGACGGGCTGCCGAACGACCCGATGCCGCATCCTCGCCTGTGGGGGGCGTTCCCACGCGTGCTGGGGCACTACAGCCGCGACGAAAAGCTTTTCCCGCTGACGCAGGCGGTGCATAAGATGACGGGGATGTCGGCGGCGCGGTTCCAACTGCCCGAACGTGGCCTGGTGAAGCGCGGCTATTATGCCGATCTGGTGTTGTTCGACCCGGCGACGGTGCGGGATGTGGCGAGCTTCAGTAACCCTAAACAGCCCGCCGCCGGCATTGAAGCGGTGATGGTGAACGGGGTGATGAGCTACGGACTCGAGCAGAAAGTGATTGGCCGGGCGGGGCGGTTCCTGCGTCGGCAGAAGTGA
- a CDS encoding IS110 family transposase, protein MTLTSVGVDIAKLKFDVAVLLPGQKYKTKKFANTPAGCREFIHWLTRFGDCHVCMEATGSYSTELATALSDGGYRVSLENPARIHAFSNTELTRNKTDKSDAALIARYCALYQPAQWHPAPLSQRQLTALVRHLKNLEEMRQMEENRLEAADEVITGSLKEHIATLDELIKETKKKIRQHIDDDPDLRKDKALLESIPGVGDVLSTSLLAFAGNLRRFRSSKALVAYAGLNPRRCESGMWKGKSRLSKVGSRELRSVLYMPTVVAGRCNEVVKDLMTRMASRGKTGKERVCAGMRKLLQLAYGVVKSGREFNAEIPLAG, encoded by the coding sequence ATGACCCTCACTTCTGTCGGCGTTGATATTGCTAAGCTAAAATTTGATGTCGCTGTCCTGCTGCCTGGTCAGAAATACAAAACTAAAAAGTTTGCTAACACGCCTGCGGGATGTCGTGAGTTTATTCACTGGCTGACCCGCTTTGGGGACTGTCATGTCTGTATGGAAGCGACGGGCAGCTACAGCACGGAACTCGCCACGGCATTGTCCGATGGCGGCTATCGCGTCAGCCTGGAAAACCCTGCCCGCATTCATGCCTTCAGTAACACCGAACTGACCCGAAACAAAACGGATAAAAGCGATGCCGCCCTGATAGCACGGTATTGTGCCCTGTATCAGCCAGCCCAATGGCATCCGGCTCCTCTCAGCCAGCGACAGCTGACCGCGCTGGTGCGGCATCTTAAAAATCTTGAAGAGATGCGTCAGATGGAAGAGAACAGGCTGGAGGCCGCAGATGAGGTCATCACTGGCTCGTTAAAAGAGCACATCGCCACGCTGGATGAACTGATAAAAGAAACCAAAAAGAAAATCAGACAGCACATTGATGATGACCCGGACCTGAGAAAAGACAAAGCGCTGCTGGAGAGTATCCCGGGAGTGGGAGATGTGCTGAGTACGAGTCTTCTGGCCTTCGCAGGAAACCTGAGGCGGTTCAGGAGCAGTAAGGCTCTGGTGGCTTATGCAGGGCTGAACCCACGACGTTGTGAGTCCGGGATGTGGAAGGGAAAGAGCAGGTTGTCAAAAGTGGGGAGCCGTGAGCTGCGTAGCGTGCTGTATATGCCTACGGTAGTGGCGGGAAGATGTAATGAAGTGGTGAAAGACCTGATGACCCGGATGGCGAGCAGGGGGAAGACAGGCAAAGAACGCGTGTGTGCAGGAATGAGAAAGCTGCTACAGCTGGCTTATGGGGTGGTGAAATCAGGGCGTGAATTTAACGCTGAAATACCGCTTGCCGGATAA
- a CDS encoding RidA family protein, whose translation MSIKRYGVGGSTGTGGQPLPFAKAVEAAGWLYVSGQTPMKDGEVVEGGIIDQSRLAIQNCVDIMTEAGYTLADVVHVKVYLTDARYFQSFNKVFRDFFGDHPPARVCCVADLVVDCKVEVDVTCYRADRG comes from the coding sequence ATGAGCATTAAACGTTATGGCGTTGGCGGCAGTACCGGCACCGGCGGGCAGCCGCTGCCTTTTGCTAAAGCTGTCGAAGCGGCCGGATGGCTGTATGTGTCCGGCCAGACGCCGATGAAGGACGGCGAAGTGGTTGAGGGCGGAATTATCGACCAGTCACGGCTGGCGATTCAAAACTGCGTGGATATCATGACGGAAGCGGGTTACACCCTGGCCGACGTGGTGCACGTGAAGGTGTACCTGACCGATGCCCGCTATTTCCAGTCCTTCAATAAAGTGTTCCGCGACTTCTTCGGCGACCACCCACCGGCCCGCGTGTGCTGCGTGGCTGACCTGGTGGTGGACTGCAAAGTGGAAGTGGACGTGACCTGCTACCGCGCCGATCGGGGTTAA
- a CDS encoding PTS sugar transporter subunit IIC: MSTFDKLADKLMPVANAIGNQRHMQAIRNGLISILPLTIVGSFFVILLNIPIKGYMDFIAPWRDMLDVPFRFTVGLMSLYAAFTIGSFLGKSYKLNDITSGLLAMLATLLMIVPVNIKQGVTVAGEAVAGRYIPITSLSSQGLFGAIISSLIAIEIYRFIKVRNIEIKMPAGVPPVVASSFSALFPTLAVVLVFWIPRHFLNIDINAIISYIIMPLKGFMTGTNLFGGIVTQFFIDVFWVLGIHGHAVMGPLIRPLWDQAIVQNMELFQSGVSAYELPNIFTEQFFQWYAQMGGTGSTLALVVLFIRSRVIYLKQLGKLSFIPGLFNINEPMIFGAPIVMNPILAIPFILAPMVNTVVVYLFTISGLIPRMMVKPPFTLPAPLGALITTNWNLIACGLVFICFFISLAIYYPFFKAYEKKMLETELQQKEEEEQAKALAEAK; encoded by the coding sequence ATGTCGACCTTTGATAAGTTAGCCGACAAGCTGATGCCGGTGGCGAACGCTATCGGCAACCAGCGCCATATGCAGGCGATACGCAACGGGCTTATCTCTATTTTGCCGCTGACCATCGTCGGCTCTTTCTTCGTGATCCTGCTGAATATCCCGATTAAGGGCTACATGGACTTTATTGCGCCGTGGCGCGATATGCTGGACGTGCCGTTCCGCTTTACCGTCGGGCTGATGTCGCTGTACGCCGCGTTTACCATCGGCTCGTTCCTCGGTAAAAGCTACAAGCTGAACGATATCACCAGCGGCCTGCTGGCGATGCTGGCGACGTTGCTAATGATTGTGCCGGTAAATATCAAGCAGGGCGTGACCGTGGCGGGTGAAGCGGTGGCGGGGCGCTATATTCCTATTACGTCGCTAAGCTCTCAGGGGCTGTTTGGGGCGATTATCTCCTCGCTGATTGCCATTGAGATTTACCGCTTTATCAAAGTCCGCAACATCGAAATCAAAATGCCTGCGGGCGTGCCGCCGGTGGTCGCCAGCTCGTTTTCGGCGCTGTTCCCGACGCTTGCCGTGGTGCTGGTGTTCTGGATACCTCGCCACTTCCTGAACATCGATATTAACGCCATCATCAGCTACATCATTATGCCGCTGAAGGGCTTTATGACCGGCACCAACCTGTTTGGCGGGATTGTCACCCAGTTCTTTATCGACGTGTTCTGGGTGCTGGGTATCCACGGTCATGCGGTGATGGGGCCGCTGATCCGCCCGCTGTGGGATCAGGCAATCGTGCAGAATATGGAGCTGTTCCAGTCCGGCGTGAGCGCCTATGAGCTGCCGAATATTTTCACCGAGCAATTCTTCCAGTGGTACGCCCAGATGGGCGGCACCGGCTCAACGCTTGCGCTGGTGGTGCTGTTTATTCGCTCCCGCGTTATCTACCTGAAGCAGTTGGGCAAGCTGTCGTTTATTCCGGGGCTGTTCAACATCAATGAGCCAATGATTTTCGGCGCGCCGATCGTGATGAATCCGATCCTCGCGATCCCGTTTATTCTGGCGCCGATGGTGAATACCGTGGTGGTGTATCTGTTCACGATTAGCGGCCTGATCCCGCGCATGATGGTGAAGCCGCCGTTTACCCTCCCGGCCCCGCTGGGGGCGCTGATCACCACTAACTGGAACCTGATTGCCTGTGGGCTGGTGTTTATCTGCTTCTTTATCTCGCTGGCTATCTATTATCCGTTCTTCAAGGCGTACGAGAAGAAGATGCTGGAAACCGAGCTTCAGCAGAAGGAAGAAGAGGAGCAGGCTAAGGCGCTGGCTGAGGCGAAATAA
- a CDS encoding amino acid deaminase — MKYQEINLVPHKSALMHSPANVLNEDVCLPAALIKKSALKNNIRWMQDYANARAVSLAPHGKTTMTPWIFQQQQKAGAWAIGVGSAWQASIAMSAGIERVLMVNQLVGKANMALVSKLKHKHASVDYICCVDSETNARALSDFFSQQGQTLDVLIELGVPGGRCGCRSTEQALTLAEHVAELPGLNLRGLELYEGVLHGENPQPKIESLLQDAAALACQMARYVDGEFLLTGAGSVWYDVVCNIWLAAEKPANCRIAIRPGCYITHDGGIYQEAQEQLIARDRIACDLGGDLVSALELVAMVQSVPESDRAIVNFGKRDSAFDAGLPQPIAHYRQGKPLASPSETLETTGIMDQHAMLKLKPGADVQVGDILVFSTSHPCLTFDKWKALLLVDDEYNVLDELETAF; from the coding sequence ATGAAATACCAGGAGATTAACCTCGTCCCCCATAAGTCAGCCCTGATGCATTCCCCGGCCAACGTCCTCAATGAAGATGTCTGCCTGCCCGCCGCCCTGATCAAAAAATCTGCTCTGAAAAACAACATCAGGTGGATGCAAGACTATGCCAACGCGCGCGCCGTTTCGCTGGCACCGCATGGGAAAACGACCATGACGCCGTGGATCTTCCAGCAGCAGCAAAAAGCGGGGGCGTGGGCCATCGGCGTAGGCAGCGCATGGCAGGCCAGCATCGCGATGTCCGCCGGCATCGAGCGCGTGCTGATGGTGAATCAGCTGGTAGGGAAAGCGAACATGGCGCTGGTGTCGAAACTGAAGCATAAACACGCTTCGGTCGACTACATCTGCTGCGTAGACAGCGAGACGAACGCCCGCGCCCTGTCAGACTTCTTTAGCCAACAGGGCCAAACTCTTGACGTGCTGATTGAACTGGGCGTGCCCGGTGGCCGCTGCGGCTGTCGCAGCACGGAACAGGCGTTGACGCTGGCAGAACATGTGGCTGAGTTACCCGGTTTGAATTTACGCGGCCTGGAGCTGTACGAAGGCGTGCTGCACGGCGAAAATCCACAGCCAAAAATAGAATCGTTGCTGCAAGACGCGGCGGCATTAGCCTGCCAGATGGCGCGCTATGTTGACGGCGAATTTCTGTTAACCGGCGCAGGCTCGGTCTGGTATGACGTAGTGTGCAATATCTGGCTCGCCGCAGAGAAACCGGCCAACTGCCGCATTGCGATCCGCCCCGGCTGCTACATCACCCACGACGGCGGTATCTATCAGGAAGCTCAGGAGCAGCTGATCGCGCGCGATCGGATCGCCTGCGATCTTGGTGGCGATCTGGTTTCCGCGCTGGAGCTGGTGGCCATGGTGCAGTCAGTGCCGGAAAGCGACCGGGCAATCGTGAATTTTGGCAAGCGAGACAGCGCGTTTGATGCAGGCCTGCCGCAGCCGATAGCCCACTACCGCCAGGGCAAGCCGCTGGCATCGCCGTCCGAAACCCTCGAAACCACCGGAATTATGGATCAGCACGCTATGCTGAAACTCAAGCCGGGCGCGGATGTGCAGGTCGGCGATATTCTGGTGTTCAGCACCTCGCATCCGTGCCTGACGTTTGATAAGTGGAAAGCGCTGCTGCTGGTGGACGACGAGTATAACGTGCTGGATGAGTTAGAGACGGCGTTCTAG
- a CDS encoding glycoside hydrolase family 1 protein — translation MKYRFPDKFWWGTATSATQSEGRVEGDGKGDNIWDYASHEFNSRFYNGVTADDTSTFYQRWREDIQLAKNIGLNSFRTSISWSRLIPDGDGEVNPQAEQFYSDVIDELIRQGIEPFINLYHFDMPMALQAKGGFENREVVDAFARYAGICYRLFGDRVRYWFTFNEPLIPAEAGYLHPRHYPYVTDFRRAAQVLHHIVIAHCKAVAAWREMNLDGQIGIIMDVIPVYPRSDSPEDLRAAEMADLFYTRSINEPMLLGRYPDELVALLKEYDVLPKVLPGDCELIAATRVDLLGINYYRPRRVKARETLLEEPHGFVPERFFEEYVMPGRRMNTSRGIEIYPPALYDIAMLVKERYGNLPWFVSENGIGIMDEEQFMVDGEVQDDYRIEFLREHLTWLHKAMAEGSRCLGYQMWTFIDCWSWQNAYKNRYGFYRLDLATQQRSLKKSGRWFCGVIENNGFEEADHVDL, via the coding sequence ATGAAATACCGTTTTCCCGACAAATTCTGGTGGGGCACGGCGACCAGCGCCACGCAGTCTGAGGGACGAGTTGAGGGTGATGGCAAGGGCGATAATATCTGGGATTACGCCTCGCACGAGTTTAACAGCCGTTTTTACAACGGCGTCACCGCTGACGATACCTCTACGTTTTACCAGCGCTGGCGGGAAGACATTCAGCTGGCGAAAAACATTGGCCTGAATTCATTCCGCACGTCGATTTCCTGGTCCCGGCTGATCCCTGACGGCGACGGGGAAGTTAATCCTCAGGCCGAGCAGTTTTATAGCGACGTGATTGATGAGCTGATTCGCCAGGGGATAGAGCCTTTTATCAATCTCTACCATTTTGATATGCCGATGGCGCTGCAGGCAAAGGGCGGATTTGAGAACCGCGAGGTGGTGGACGCTTTCGCTCGCTATGCGGGAATTTGCTACCGGCTGTTTGGCGACCGCGTGCGTTACTGGTTTACCTTCAACGAGCCGCTTATCCCCGCCGAGGCAGGTTATTTACATCCACGCCATTATCCTTACGTGACGGATTTTCGCCGTGCGGCCCAGGTGCTGCACCACATTGTTATCGCCCACTGTAAGGCGGTGGCCGCCTGGCGAGAAATGAACCTGGACGGGCAGATTGGCATCATCATGGACGTCATCCCCGTTTATCCGCGCAGCGACAGCCCGGAAGATCTGCGGGCTGCGGAAATGGCTGACCTGTTCTACACGCGCAGCATTAACGAACCGATGCTGCTTGGGCGCTACCCCGACGAGCTGGTGGCACTGCTGAAAGAATACGATGTGCTGCCGAAGGTATTGCCGGGTGACTGTGAGCTGATTGCCGCGACCCGCGTTGATTTGCTGGGCATCAATTACTATCGCCCACGCCGGGTTAAGGCGCGTGAAACTCTGCTTGAAGAGCCTCACGGGTTTGTGCCGGAGCGTTTTTTTGAAGAGTACGTGATGCCGGGGCGGCGCATGAATACCTCGCGTGGCATCGAGATTTACCCGCCCGCGCTGTACGACATCGCCATGCTGGTGAAAGAGCGCTACGGCAACCTGCCGTGGTTCGTCTCGGAAAATGGCATTGGCATCATGGACGAAGAGCAGTTCATGGTGGACGGCGAAGTGCAGGACGATTACCGCATCGAGTTTCTTCGGGAGCACTTAACCTGGCTGCATAAAGCGATGGCGGAAGGCAGCCGGTGCCTGGGCTACCAGATGTGGACCTTTATCGACTGCTGGTCGTGGCAGAACGCCTATAAAAATCGCTACGGTTTCTACCGGCTTGATTTAGCGACGCAGCAGCGTTCGCTGAAAAAGTCCGGGCGCTGGTTCTGTGGCGTGATCGAGAACAACGGGTTTGAGGAGGCTGACCATGTCGACCTTTGA
- a CDS encoding PTS sugar transporter subunit IIB, which yields MKKIFLCCAAGMSTSMLVERMKQSAHSRDVAVEITAVPVSDFDQIIDEADVVLLGPQVKFQLQNLSAAAAPHGVPVAAIDMMHYGSMQGDKVLDHALSLLKNADQGSV from the coding sequence ATGAAAAAAATCTTCTTATGCTGTGCTGCGGGAATGTCCACCAGCATGTTAGTGGAAAGAATGAAGCAGTCCGCGCACAGCCGCGATGTGGCGGTGGAAATTACCGCCGTTCCGGTGTCAGATTTCGACCAGATTATTGATGAAGCCGACGTCGTCCTGCTCGGGCCGCAGGTGAAGTTCCAGCTGCAAAACCTGAGCGCGGCGGCGGCACCTCACGGCGTTCCGGTGGCGGCCATCGACATGATGCATTACGGCTCAATGCAGGGTGATAAGGTGCTGGATCACGCGCTTTCGCTGCTGAAAAATGCTGACCAGGGGTCCGTATGA
- a CDS encoding MurR/RpiR family transcriptional regulator — MSYTIDIISCITDRFVELTATEKRIAQFILDDVQAAAALPISEMARQTQTSQASITRFARAIGCKDVRELKVKLAQSLAVGQRFILDVPDLEGVQGIYETIINVLDINRRALNPESLNKAVTWLSNARQILALGMGGGSTICAQELQFRLFRLGLPVVSQSDGLLARMMAASVASNDVVVALSLGGYTPEVVESAAIARQYGAKIVAITPQGTPLAEQADIVLPLIIRENDYIFKPSTSRYAMLAMIDVLATELAMANKSQAKDRLRRIKLALDSHRGGADRQPLGD; from the coding sequence ATGAGCTACACCATCGATATTATCTCCTGCATCACCGACCGTTTCGTTGAGCTGACCGCCACCGAAAAGCGCATCGCGCAGTTTATTCTGGACGATGTGCAGGCCGCCGCCGCGCTGCCGATTTCGGAAATGGCGCGTCAGACGCAAACCAGCCAGGCCTCCATTACCCGCTTTGCCCGCGCCATCGGCTGCAAAGACGTGCGAGAACTCAAGGTCAAACTGGCCCAGTCGCTGGCGGTGGGCCAAAGATTTATTCTCGATGTGCCGGACCTTGAGGGCGTGCAGGGCATCTACGAAACCATCATCAACGTGCTGGATATCAATCGCCGTGCGCTAAACCCGGAATCGTTAAACAAGGCTGTGACCTGGCTGAGTAATGCGCGGCAAATCCTGGCGCTGGGCATGGGCGGCGGATCGACGATTTGTGCGCAGGAGTTGCAGTTCCGTCTGTTTCGCCTCGGCCTGCCGGTGGTGAGCCAAAGCGACGGTCTTCTGGCTAGAATGATGGCGGCGTCGGTGGCCTCTAACGATGTTGTTGTGGCCCTGTCGTTGGGAGGCTATACGCCAGAAGTAGTGGAAAGCGCGGCTATTGCGCGCCAGTACGGCGCAAAAATCGTCGCCATTACCCCGCAGGGTACGCCGCTGGCTGAACAGGCAGACATCGTACTGCCGCTGATTATTCGCGAGAACGACTACATTTTTAAGCCGAGCACCTCGCGCTACGCGATGCTGGCGATGATTGACGTGCTGGCCACCGAACTGGCGATGGCCAACAAAAGCCAGGCGAAGGACCGCCTGCGCCGCATCAAGCTGGCGCTGGACAGCCATCGCGGCGGGGCAGACAGGCAGCCGCTGGGCGATTAA